The genomic segment GGTGCAATCGCCGAACCTATGTTTGTGTTCCAGAACACAAGTGGTTCTGCAAATACCCATTTAGTTTCCCATCCATTTTGATTTAAAATGATTCGTATTTTTTGGTACATAGGCCAAAGTTTTTGATTGTCCCATTGTGCAGGTGTCAATCCTTCCATTCCCCCATCCACAGGTTCGTTGAATGGATCAAGGCCGAGTACATAAGAAAATTCTTCTGCACTTAATTTTTCTCGAAGGTAAGCTGTTGTTTTTTCGATTTGCCAAAGGAATTCGGTTTGCATATTCCTCGTTCCTTGCGTTGTCGAAAGAGGAGAATTGTTCCAAAAGTTACGAAACCCTCTTCTTACCGCTTCGTTGGTTAAATTGTTTTGGCTCCAACTGGCACAAATGATTCCGCAGTATTCAGCAGGATAACTTCCTCCTTTTGTGATCCAAGCCGGCGCACCATTTCCTGTATGCCATGAGTTTTTGTTAAAGAGATGGCGAGAAAATAAATCTTGGTGGTAATCTAAAAGTATGTACATTCGTTTGGCGGTAGCTTTTTTCATTTGAGCGATGACCGCGTCTAAATATTGATAATCAATTGTATCAACGACAGGATGGACTCCTTCCCAGGCGATCGTAAAACGGATGATATTGGATCCAGTTGTTTTGCCAAGTCTTGAAAAAGCAATCTCTGCATCTGAGTCATTTGCAAAAGGTTTAAATCCATGTTGAGATAGTTTCATATTTCCCGAGATATTAAACCCTCGGAAACTGACTTCACGTCCGAGCCCATCCACAAAGATTTGGTCTGTGAATTGGTTGTTTGTTTTTTCTGAAATCAAAATCGCTCTTTCATTTTGTGAAGTGGAATAATCCAAACTATGAAGGGAATTTGTTACCGAGATAGATCGTGTCGGAAGATTGGTTCCTGCTCTATCTGTTTCTATATTGGCACTTCCTGGTAAAAGTAGGGCGAGGGTTTCCGACGTTACCTCTTTTGTAGGAGCGCAGGCAAAGGTAGACAATAAGACAGTACTCGCAGCCCAGAAAACGGATTGGGTTTTCCATTTTGATTTCATAGATCCTCTCTTTCCAATCCTTAGGGAATGGAACTCTGCCCACTTGCATCATACTAGCCGACATTTGTCGATTAAAAAATTGCCATCAAATTTCCATAAATATGCTGTCCTATATTTTGGATCGCAAAAATCCTAAGAAGCTCCCGCTAAGGTTTTCGATTTTACGGTAAGTTTTCCCTTCTATCGAAAGTCGAAAGGGAAACTTTCACCCCTTTTTGCCCTTTATTTACGGTATTCTCTCGCCCTTTGTAGCAAATTTCTGAACGGTGGTCTATAAAAACCGACAAATGTCGATTATTTTTGTTGCCATATTTTTAACATCATTTAGACTCAGGAACCGAGTTTGGCCTGAATTCAGTCCTTGAGACCCAGGGAAAGATGCGAAAACGATTTCATTTAGAAATTTAGATTCGGAGAGAGTATATGAATTCCAAAATTGATTCCCAAGTGCGCTTGGGTTTAACGATTGTTTGTTGTTTTTTCGTTTTGACCTGTTCTGACGAAAAATCGTCCCCATCCCCTATCCTTGGGCTTGTGAGCTCGGCTACGTCTGAGGCCACAAATTCGGACTCAGTCGGTGCCTCCGGAGTGAGTCGTGCGGTAGCACCTTCTCTTGGTTCGTCGCCGTATCTTGTGGGTGCCGGGATTTATGATATCACTGGACCTGCTGCCGAAGTAGGGATGATGGGGTTTGCCGAGTCAGCGCAAAAAACGGAAGGGATTTATATGCGCCTTTGGTCGAGAGCCTATATCATTGGAGACGCATCGAAACGAGTGGTTTTTGTCAGTGCTGACTTAGGAATGATTTTCCAATCCATCAAACAAGCAGTGAGTAAAAAAATTGCTCTGGATACAGAACTATCACCTTACTACAATCAGGCGAATATTCTTCTTTCTGCAACACATACACATAGTGGCCCTGGTGGATACTCTCATTATTTTTTATACAACGCCACAACATCAGGATTTATCAAAGAAAACTTTGATGTGATTGTCGATGGAATTTATCGTTCCATTAAAATCGCACATCAAAACTTAGTTCCAGGAAATGTTTATATCAACCAAGGGAATTTAACGGATGCGAGTAAAAACCGTTCAGCTGTAGCTTATGATAAAAACCCGGCGGCAGAAAGAAGTTATTATTCTTCAAACGTGGATCAAACGATGACTCTTTTGAAACTAGTTGCGGCCGATGGGCGAGAACTAGGACTTGTGAACTGGTTTGCAGTCCACCCTACAAACGTAGGTCCGACAAACAAACTCATCGGTGGTGATAACAAGGGTCTTGCTTCGTATCTTTTTGAAAAAACAAAAGGAACTAATTATTCAGCAAACCAAACCTTTGTGGCTGCTTTTGCGCAAACAAATTCAGGAGATGTCACTCCTAACCTTTGGGGCCCAGCGGATGGTGTGAATGATTATGCGAGACAAAACATCATTGCAGAAAAACAATTAAACCGAGCCCAGTCTCTTTATTCTTCTGCCACAACTCAACTTTCTGGTTCTGTTGACTTTCGCCACACCTTTGTTAACTTTTCAAATCTGTATGTAAGTAGTGTCGGAACCACAACCTGCCAAGCCGGTATGGGAGCATCTTTTTCTGCTGGAAGTGTGGAGGACAATGCAGTCTCAGTGGATTTTTTTGATGAAGGAACTACGGTTGATTCATTGGATTGGAATACCAATTCAGCAGATGCGTTTAAGTCTAGTTTCCTTGGTGGGGCACTCGGTGTTCTTTGGCCTGCCTCTACAAGTGAAGCTTACAAACTTTGCCACGCCGAAAAACCAGTCCTCATTCCGACAGGGGTTGCTAGCTTCGACGGGAATCCTTGGACACCTCCAGTGATTCCTATGCAGATTATCAAAATTGGTAACTTAGCGATTCTTGCCATTCCGGCAGAAGTGTCTACTATGGCAGGACGAAGACTTCGTTCTCTAGTGAAAAATGTTTTGGAAAATGAATATACGGTGGTTGCCGCACTTTCCAATTCCTATACTTCTTATTTGACCACAAGAGAAGAATACTCTTCCCAACAGTATGAGGGTGCCTCCACACAGTTTGGTCCCAATACTCTTTTGGGGTACGAACAAGAATTTGGAAAACTAGCAAGTGCTTTGCGAAATGGAAGTGCCTCTCCTGCAGGCCCAACACCAGCGGACCTAACCAATAACCAAGCTACCTTTCAAACAGGAGTGGTTTTTGATGATGTCCCTCTTTTTAAAAGTTTTGGAAACGTACAAACCCAACCTTCCGCTTCCTATAGCAGTGGTGCCACAGTCAGTGCTGTGTTCTGGGGCGCTCATCCAAAAAACAATATGCTCATCGGAAGTAGTTTTGTGGATGTAGAAAAACAAAATGGATCCACTTGGACTGTGGTCGCAAGGGATTATGATCCATCCACTACTTACAGGTGGCAAAGAGATGGAGTGGCGAATTCCAAAATCACGGTTACCTGGAAAACAAGTTCTTTCCCATCTGGGACTTACCGCCTCCGCCACCGTGGCCACTGGAAGAGTGGTTGGACGGGTGCCATCAGTGCCTACCAAGGAGTCACAAACAATTTCACTGTGCAGTAATATCTGAACAATCACTCACCTGGCCCGTAAAAAGGTCAGGTATTTTCTTTGCAACGGGATTGACTAGGTATCATTTCCTAGGAGGCTCGTACTATGGATAAATTGGTCGACGCATCCTTATCCCCTGACCTCGCTTCTAGGCCTTTTAAGTTTACGAGCAAACAAGGGCGAAATAGACGCACTCAATTACTAACAATTGCTCTGGAATTCCTCCGGGAAAAATCTCCCGAAGAGATTAGTTTTGCCGACATCTGCAAAGAGGCAAAAATCCCAAGGCCTTCCGCCTACCATTTTTTTCCCAATGTCGAAGCCATCTTTCATGGAATCCGATTATTACACTCAGAAAGCCTAATTGAAAAATCACTTTTATTGAGAAGAGAAACCTTTGTTAGTTGGGAGTTATACATCGAACGGTCCATTGATGTGGCAGTGGAAGTGACGAACAAAGAAATTGCTTTTCCACGTTTGATTTATGGATACCGAATGAGTAATCCCGAAATGCGACAAGTAGGACAAGAGTTAGATGCAAAACTGGCAAACCTTGCAAAACTGGGACTGATGGACCGGTTTGAATTGCCAGAGTTGGAACATACGGACCAAATCTTTGGAGTTGCCTTTTCCATTGCAGATTCTTTGTTAAAACATTCTTACAGAACTTATGGAGATTTCACTCCTTGGATGGTGGGGGAAGCTAAAAAAGCAACGATCTCTTATTTAAAGAATTATCTACCGGAAGTCTGCAAACCTAAGTAGAAAACTGTCAGTAATTTCCTGAATAGGTGGAACCATTCACTGTTCCACCATTCACAGTTCCTATATTGTTAATGATTGTCGTACCTTCATCGAAGTATAGAGCTGTCGGGCAATCCGTAAGACGGTTTCCATTGAAAATGAAAGGATTGGTCCCTCCTTGTTCATACACACAATACCGGTTGGTTCCACCAGAAGTAAAAAGTATATTGTTTTGGTAAATGCCAAAGTTCCCTGAACCGCTTGGAAAATAAAGTGCTCTACTCGTAATCCCAGCTCCTCCATCCATACTATTGTTCGTCACTGTTGGGTTTGATGGAGGGCTTGTATTTAAGGCATAGGAAATCGACCCCGTTCCACCCAAAAGAGTATTCCCTATGATGGATGGAGTATTTGTTTGCGGAGCATTGTAGATTGCATGTGCAGAAGCTGCAGGTGCGTCACCCCCATGGATGGTATTAGAAACAATACTCGGAGAGGAATTGTTTTCAATATAAATTCCGAAAGTAGAAGCTACCGCAGAAGTCCCCCCTAAAATGACGTTGTTTGTAATCAACGATGAAGAGGCCG from the Leptospira perdikensis genome contains:
- a CDS encoding neutral/alkaline ceramidase, with product MNSKIDSQVRLGLTIVCCFFVLTCSDEKSSPSPILGLVSSATSEATNSDSVGASGVSRAVAPSLGSSPYLVGAGIYDITGPAAEVGMMGFAESAQKTEGIYMRLWSRAYIIGDASKRVVFVSADLGMIFQSIKQAVSKKIALDTELSPYYNQANILLSATHTHSGPGGYSHYFLYNATTSGFIKENFDVIVDGIYRSIKIAHQNLVPGNVYINQGNLTDASKNRSAVAYDKNPAAERSYYSSNVDQTMTLLKLVAADGRELGLVNWFAVHPTNVGPTNKLIGGDNKGLASYLFEKTKGTNYSANQTFVAAFAQTNSGDVTPNLWGPADGVNDYARQNIIAEKQLNRAQSLYSSATTQLSGSVDFRHTFVNFSNLYVSSVGTTTCQAGMGASFSAGSVEDNAVSVDFFDEGTTVDSLDWNTNSADAFKSSFLGGALGVLWPASTSEAYKLCHAEKPVLIPTGVASFDGNPWTPPVIPMQIIKIGNLAILAIPAEVSTMAGRRLRSLVKNVLENEYTVVAALSNSYTSYLTTREEYSSQQYEGASTQFGPNTLLGYEQEFGKLASALRNGSASPAGPTPADLTNNQATFQTGVVFDDVPLFKSFGNVQTQPSASYSSGATVSAVFWGAHPKNNMLIGSSFVDVEKQNGSTWTVVARDYDPSTTYRWQRDGVANSKITVTWKTSSFPSGTYRLRHRGHWKSGWTGAISAYQGVTNNFTVQ
- a CDS encoding TetR/AcrR family transcriptional regulator — its product is MDKLVDASLSPDLASRPFKFTSKQGRNRRTQLLTIALEFLREKSPEEISFADICKEAKIPRPSAYHFFPNVEAIFHGIRLLHSESLIEKSLLLRRETFVSWELYIERSIDVAVEVTNKEIAFPRLIYGYRMSNPEMRQVGQELDAKLANLAKLGLMDRFELPELEHTDQIFGVAFSIADSLLKHSYRTYGDFTPWMVGEAKKATISYLKNYLPEVCKPK
- a CDS encoding cellulase family glycosylhydrolase, with amino-acid sequence MKSKWKTQSVFWAASTVLLSTFACAPTKEVTSETLALLLPGSANIETDRAGTNLPTRSISVTNSLHSLDYSTSQNERAILISEKTNNQFTDQIFVDGLGREVSFRGFNISGNMKLSQHGFKPFANDSDAEIAFSRLGKTTGSNIIRFTIAWEGVHPVVDTIDYQYLDAVIAQMKKATAKRMYILLDYHQDLFSRHLFNKNSWHTGNGAPAWITKGGSYPAEYCGIICASWSQNNLTNEAVRRGFRNFWNNSPLSTTQGTRNMQTEFLWQIEKTTAYLREKLSAEEFSYVLGLDPFNEPVDGGMEGLTPAQWDNQKLWPMYQKIRIILNQNGWETKWVFAEPLVFWNTNIGSAIAPATGGGHLLSPPGPGFVFNSHFYDAGRMGTDLTGIDNATYFKYLDEIRKESRFLKIPVFLSEFGMWLKGTGAKDTPRMINAVYQAMEVSDGNQTSKSRFADFYNPIVSGTQWHWDYYYNNHAEYMNGNPSKLITTKDAWNEEDFSVIGNYGTSFNLDQRVIGRGYFRKAQGRVMSSHYNAVGSDTWNKVFTWTAIKPGNTETKYFTDKKFQLVIWKGRFSDAPTEVYLPSHFDSTKAILISEKRIYNQSIPITPTQEANEAIIIPDRNRETGSGNILHIWDDLDVEENPNSSYHYVLVVDGGGTSYSTQTLQEIQSKLNTRILLEQKSPIYLTGKMTYSGYPTEQ